One Brassica napus cultivar Da-Ae chromosome C4, Da-Ae, whole genome shotgun sequence genomic region harbors:
- the LOC125585658 gene encoding F-box/LRR-repeat/kelch-repeat protein At1g09650-like, with protein sequence MELPHGLIEDILEKLPVKSLLRFKSVSTQWKSKIESAYFKKKQLLYSQLQDPDILITNRFEGEDKEHVTRMFTIGSSDLIKLPNVCPVPMPIPLENKKSSICYTYSVCGCDGMICYYNYYTCIYLVNPNTRWLRSVPQAGHQEAALKVMNKMGTWTEDNDGILCNLGFGKDKFTGRYKLVWLYNSFEFTLSNTTVCEVYDFNNTNTWRYVTASPVRIFDEQAPVHLDGSLYWFTDEYITDTKVLSFDIHTEKFHMIAEAPFFEVGEKEIIMCTLNNRLCVSQKEWPKQEIWSLNNSDMTWEKIYSLDLQTDYDWFTDYLPPPCTYSPDVVPCAIPVAVLKNKKKTLVLYYPRAKNPNLLMYDPESRSYDLCFVRDYIVHSCESSFSCFPSLMSIV encoded by the coding sequence ATGGAACTACCCCATGGCTTAATTGAAGATATTCTCGAGAAATTACCGGTGAAATCTCTGTTAAGATTCAAATCTGTGTCAACACAATGGAAATCTAAGATTGAATCtgcatattttaagaaaaaacagTTGTTATATAGTCAACTACAAGATCCAGATATCCTTATCACCAATCGCTTTGAAGGTGAAGATAAAGAACATGTAACAAGGATGTTCACGATAGGTTCGTCGGATTTGATCAAACTGCCTAATGTTTGCCCTGTGCCTATGCCAATTCCCTTGGAGAACAAAAAATCATCGATTTGTTATACCTATTCCGTTTGCGGTTGTGACGGTATGATATGCTATTACAATTACTACACTTGTATATATCTAGTCAATCCTAATACTAGATGGTTACGAAGTGTTCCTCAAGCGGGGCATCAAGAAGCTGCTCTCAAGGTGATGAATAAAATGGGAACCTGGACGGAAGATAACGATGGCATTTTATGTAATCTAGGATTTGGCAAAGACAAGTTCACAGGCAGATACAAATTGGTTTGGTTATATAATTCATTTGAGTTTACTCTAAGTAACACTACAGTTTGTGAAGTTTATGACTTTAATAACACCAACACTTGGAGGTATGTGACTGCTTCTCCTGTCCGTATTTTTGATGAACAAGCTCCAGTACACTTAGATGGATCACTTTACTGGTTCACTGATGAGTATATCACAGACACAAAAGTATTATCTTTCGATATCCATACAGAAAAATTTCACATGATCGCAGAAGCTCCATTTTTCGAAGTAGGTGAGAAGGAAATCATCATGTGCACTCTGAATAACCGTCTATGCGTCTCGCAGAAAGAGTGGCCAAAACAAGAGATTTGGTCACTAAATAATTCAGATATGACTTGGGAGAAAATATATTCGTTAGATCTACAAACTGATTATGATTGGTTTACGGATTATCTGCCACCACCATGCACTTATTCGCCAGACGTTGTTCCATGTGCCATTCCTGTCGCGGTtttgaagaacaagaagaaaacaCTAGTGCTTTATTATCCTCGTGCGAAGAATCCGAATCTTTTAATGTACGATCCTGAATCAAGATCATATGATTTATGTTTCGTACGTGATTACATAGTACATTCTTGCGAGAGTTCGTTTTCTTGTTTCCCAAGTTTGATGTCAAttgtataa
- the LOC106385168 gene encoding RING-H2 finger protein ATL33, which translates to MFNNNTIDAGTVVPTSSATVPSTIFPGTTITSNSTFIIIGPPPPFPAPPRIIDFTPIKLIFAVVAIVAVSALVYALFFTAPCSSRRRSRSSSSDDTPHVTVDIATPVTTTVTPDSRKTHSKEIGTECTVCLSVLADGEEIRQLSACKHKFHVSCIEKWLKDKDHPSCPICRADVPVKPTEADSNVNVNRSAGGNRRVSATNRDDDWRQGLPDASSLV; encoded by the coding sequence ATGTTCAATAATAATACCATAGACGCCGGAACCGTTGTCCCGACTTCATCTGCTACAGTTCCATCCACCATCTTCCCCGGCACAACCATCACTTCCAACTCCACCTTCATAATCATCGGACCTCCTCCACCGTTCCCAGCACCTCCTCGCATCATCGACTTCACTCCTATCAAACTAATCTTCGCCGTCGTAGCAATCGTCGCCGTTTCCGCCTTAGTTTACGCTCTTTTCTTTACCGCCCCATGTTCTTCCCGCCGCCGCAGCAGAAGCTCTTCCTCCGACGACACACCACACGTCACCGTAGATATCGCAACGCCAGTCACCACGACCGTCACGCCTGATTCTAGAAAGACTCATTCAAAGGAGATCGGGACCGAATGCACGGTGTGCCTGTCGGTACTCGCCGACGGCGAAGAGATCCGACAACTAAGCGCGTGTAAGCACAAGTTCCACGTGTCGTGTATCGAGAAGTGGCTCAAGGACAAAGATCACCCCAGTTGTCCTATTTGCAGAGCAGACGTCCCCGTTAAACCGACCGAAGCCGACTCTAACGTTAACGTGAATCGCAGCGCTGGCGGAAACCGCCGAGTTTCAGCGACCAATAGAGATGACGATTGGCGTCAAGGTCTACCTGATGCTTCTAGTctagtttga